In one Lolium rigidum isolate FL_2022 chromosome 3, APGP_CSIRO_Lrig_0.1, whole genome shotgun sequence genomic region, the following are encoded:
- the LOC124695858 gene encoding transcription factor MYB65-like, translated as MEGEPTSLEAEKVPATDSIDEEVGQREEAPPVVLKKGPWTTAEDALLVNHVRQHGEGNWNAVQRLTGLLRCGKSCRLRWTNHLRPNLKKGSFSPDEELLISQLHAQLGNKWARMASHLPGRTDNEIKNYWNTRTKRRQRAGLPVYPPEVQLQLAITKRCRYDDFSPLPSPQQSASNVLSLDAAADAASAGYTSARPPPLDLAGQLAMANRSVQFRAQTPFSAPSSPWAKPFARNAQYFQFAHSSPVSPTTPTGPMHPVTPELSLGYGLHGGDRTRFTPLSPSPGARVELPSSQLRPAMPPSSAATAPVASGGLDEGASQDQQNAASLEAMLQELHDAIKIDPPAHANGAVDSRAEQNGVSGDSQLYPGDNKSEGELKDDIDTLFELMIPTAFPMPEPAAPAAAPNHSGSISQPSSDDQDLGMDHIAVIGGGGSSEQDWSLDGACQWNNMSSIC; from the exons ATGGAGGGTGAGCCTACATCGCTGGAGGCGGAGAAGGTGCCGGCCACGGACAGTATTGATGAGGAGGTGGGGCAGAGGGAGGAGGCCCCGCCGGTGGTGCTGAAGAAAGGGCCGTGGACGACGGCGGAGGACGCCTTGCTGGTGAACCACGTGCGGCAGCACGGTGAGGGCAACTGGAACGCCGTGCAGCGCCTGACTGGGCTTCTGCGCTGCGGCAAGAGCTGTCGGCTGCGGTGGACCAATCACCTCCGCCCGAACCTCAAGAAGGGCTCCTTCTCTCCCGACGAGGAGCTCCTCATCTCGCAGCTTCACGCGCAGCTCGGCAACAAGTGGGCTCGAATGGCCTCCCAT CTACCGGGAAGGACGGACAACGAGATCAAGAACTACTGGAACACGAGGACTAAGCGGAGGCAGCGTGCCGGCCTGCCGGTGTACCCACCCGAGGTGCAGCTCCAGCTCGCCATCACCAAGCGCTGCCGCTACGACGATTTCTCGCCCTTGCCGTCCCCGCAGCAATCGGCCAGCAATGTCCTGTCACTTGATGCCGCCGCCGATGCAGCCTCCGCAGGGTACACCAGCGCTCGCCCTCCGCCGCTCGACCTTGCTGGGCAGCTAGCCATGGCCAACCGGTCGGTGCAATTCCGGGCCCAGACGCCCTTCTCGGCGCCGTCTTCCCCATGGGCGAAGCCATTCGCACGGAACGCGCAGTACTTCCAGTTCGCGCATTCCTCGCCCGtgtcgccgacgacgccgacggGACCCATGCACCCGGTCACACCGGAGCTGTCCTTGGGTTATGGCTTGCACGGCGGTGACAGGACTCGATTCACTCCCCTCTCGCCGTCTCCGGGCGCCAGAGTGGAGCTCCCTTCAAGCCAATTGCGCCCGGCGATGCCGCCGTCCTCGGCTGCCACCGCCCCCGTCGCAAGCGGCGGTTTGGACGAAGGAGCGTCGCAAGATCAGCAGAACGCGGCGAGCCTAGAGGCCATGCTGCAGGAGCTGCATGACGCCATCAAGATCGACCCGCCGGCGCATGCGAACGGAGCCGTCGACAGCCGCGCCGAGCAGAACGGTGTCAGTGGTGA CTCACAACTGTATCCAGGTGACAACAAATCGGAGGGCGAGCTCAAAGATGACATCGACACACTGTTCGAGCTGATGATACCGACGGCCTTCCCCATGCCGGAGCCCGCTGCCCCAGCCGCTGCGCCCAACCACTCTGGCTCCATCTCGCAGCCCAGCAGCGACGACCAGGACCTCGGCATGGATCATATTGCggtcatcggcggcggcggctcatcgGAGCAGGACTGGAGCCTCGACGGCGCCTGCCAGTGGAACAACATGTCCAGCATCTGCTGA